TGAACACGTCTCCCCCAATTCCGCAGCCAAAGCAGTGATATATCTGTTTTGAGGGGCTTACTATAAATGATGGGGTTTTTTCTGAATGGAAGGGGCAGAGGCCTTTCCAGTTCTGACCGCTCTTTTTCAGGGAGACATATCCGGATATCAAATCCACTATATCCACCCTGCTCTTTATCTCTTCAAGGGTTCTGTCGTAAGAAGGCATAATAGAAATTCAAAATGTAAAATTCAAAGTTAAAAGTCAAAGAAAGTTATTGAAAATTTAGCATTGCTAATTGCTCATTGATAATTGACAATTGTGTTCCCTTTCACTCAAAGGGTTCAGCAACAGCATTTATGCAACGGTGGTGTTTACTCTGCTGAAACGTCTAAATCCGGAGCACGGGATAACATCCAGGGGTTTTACTCTTTCCACTTCATCAAGTAGTAAATTCATGCCGAGATTATCGCTTGAGATATGCCCTGCAATCACTACATTTATATGATTCTTCTCGGCCTCTTTTCTGTGCTCCTCGCCAAGATGCATTGCTACTATTGTGCTAACACCTGAATTGGCAAGGCTCTCAAAGATATCTTTTGAGCCCTCGGTTCCTCCTGTCATATCCACAAAAATCTTACCTGCCTTCCTGTCTTTAGAGCCAATGAGGAACTTTGGACCAGCATTATTTTTAGCAGCCTCCTGATATTCAGGGATTTCTTTCAGAATCTTCATGATGTCATCAAGGGTATCAGGCCCCTTCTCATTAAAAAGTCGATGCAGATAATTTGCGACCATATTATCGGATGGTGTATGCATACACATAAACGGAAAGCCAAGAAGCCTGGCGGCATCTACGCCCCTCGTGTGATTAACAGGAGAAACCTTTCGCTCCACCTCTTTAATCCTTCCCTCAAGGAGGTCCTCAGCAATATTAATAGGGACGCCAACCCTGTTTAATATGTCTGCCTGCATATGCATGACTTCGTAAAAATTTGCATAAGCCCTGCCCTCGGGGTGGTGGGAAACAATAAGGTCTATAGCATGACCCTTTGATGCAAGTCTGTCAGCAAGGAGTACTTCCCCTGTTTCCATATCTATACCAACAAGAATCTTCTTTACTTCTTCTTCACCTGTGCCATTCAGTATCCTTGTATCAGCGTACGGGTTCCTAATGCTTTCAGTATCAAAGGTCTCTTTCTCATCTGGTTTAAGTTCCTGGTACTTAACCTTTCGCTTCTCTAACTCTTTTAAGACAGCATCCCGACCTCTCGGGTCCGCCTTAATTCCACTTTCTATAATGATCTCGTAAAACTCTTTTAAACGCAA
This sequence is a window from Nitrospirota bacterium. Protein-coding genes within it:
- a CDS encoding NGG1p interacting factor NIF3, whose protein sequence is MRLKEFYEIIIESGIKADPRGRDAVLKELEKRKVKYQELKPDEKETFDTESIRNPYADTRILNGTGEEEVKKILVGIDMETGEVLLADRLASKGHAIDLIVSHHPEGRAYANFYEVMHMQADILNRVGVPINIAEDLLEGRIKEVERKVSPVNHTRGVDAARLLGFPFMCMHTPSDNMVANYLHRLFNEKGPDTLDDIMKILKEIPEYQEAAKNNAGPKFLIGSKDRKAGKIFVDMTGGTEGSKDIFESLANSGVSTIVAMHLGEEHRKEAEKNHINVVIAGHISSDNLGMNLLLDEVERVKPLDVIPCSGFRRFSRVNTTVA